A genomic region of Candidatus Limnocylindrales bacterium contains the following coding sequences:
- a CDS encoding metalloregulator ArsR/SmtB family transcription factor — protein MVVSSWGYCWGILTFVDIASDIEVCQYPRMKKISPCCPPVLHATLSQSEAAELATTLKALADPVRLRILSLIAAQPDAEACVCHLTEPIGLSQPTMTHHLQILHGAGILERDKRGAWVYYRIVADRLEEVRRALATRIPKQSVAKHSAAKRAIAKRA, from the coding sequence ATGGTGGTTTCCTCCTGGGGATATTGCTGGGGGATATTGACGTTCGTCGATATTGCATCGGACATCGAAGTCTGTCAATATCCTCGCATGAAGAAAATCAGTCCCTGCTGTCCTCCGGTCCTCCACGCGACGCTCAGCCAGAGCGAGGCGGCCGAGCTCGCGACCACGCTCAAGGCGCTGGCCGATCCTGTAAGGCTTCGCATTCTCAGTCTCATCGCCGCGCAGCCCGACGCCGAGGCATGCGTCTGTCATCTGACCGAGCCGATCGGCTTGTCGCAGCCGACGATGACGCATCACCTGCAGATCCTTCACGGAGCGGGGATTCTCGAACGCGACAAGCGAGGGGCGTGGGTCTACTACAGGATCGTTGCCGATCGTCTCGAAGAAGTGCGTCGCGCGCTCGCCACGCGCATTCCGAAGCAGTCCGTCGCGAAACACTCCGCCGCTAAGCGCGCCATCGCGAAGCGCGCATGA
- a CDS encoding ArsI/CadI family heavy metal resistance metalloenzyme: MSNTFHVAVYVQDIPQAVEQYRKLLGIEPAKVRHDYAKFELSDPPVIFSLNIGGEPGKLSHLGIRYSDTGQVATEMVRVKQAEIPLLQQTATTCCYAKADKFWIRDADGIPWEMYALIEDSDAETAADISLRSFLGQTSSAAAANDIDTGTSAGCCVPDGLSQGSCAS; this comes from the coding sequence ATGTCCAATACCTTCCATGTCGCCGTCTACGTCCAGGATATCCCCCAGGCCGTCGAGCAGTACCGCAAGCTTCTCGGCATCGAACCGGCCAAGGTTCGCCACGACTATGCGAAGTTCGAGCTGTCCGACCCGCCGGTCATCTTCTCGCTCAACATCGGAGGCGAGCCCGGCAAGCTGAGCCACCTCGGCATCCGCTACAGTGACACCGGCCAGGTCGCGACCGAGATGGTGCGCGTCAAGCAGGCCGAGATTCCCCTTCTTCAGCAGACCGCGACCACGTGCTGCTATGCCAAAGCCGACAAGTTCTGGATTCGCGACGCCGACGGCATTCCGTGGGAGATGTACGCATTGATCGAAGACAGCGATGCCGAGACGGCCGCAGACATTTCCCTGCGTTCGTTCCTCGGGCAGACCAGCAGCGCCGCAGCTGCGAACGACATCGATACGGGCACATCCGCGGGCTGCTGCGTGCCGGACGGTCTTTCGCAGGGCAGCTGCGCGAGCTGA
- a CDS encoding DUF2147 domain-containing protein codes for MTSPALSDRRPDIDWLRVLATLLVVVFHTAMVFNPAPFYHIRNSDLSFLMVVFCGFVSLWHMPLFFVLAGWSLAKAIGARSGFEIFKERCARIGVPLLTGIVLFMPGIKYLELRSGMDLSHSGLRVTDALQPGFRQVIPSGLPGMPEFHESFGTFFPTFFTHLDRFTWAHLWFIAYLFTFTVILLPLLVRWARAARPTFELRPWMAWLPVPLLVLIQVTMRPYWPGIQNLYNDWANVAFYLTFLCSGFAIGWDARIEALLHNEWKRALVVGLGTCLVLLGGIVGLYSSPPVLLAGSAIAGWTFIVALLGLARRHLSFSTPALRYLSEAALPIYVLHQAAIVYPGYWIVQLPLGIAPKFLLILATSFTLIFAVYHFVVKPLQPLRILFGMRPLACPVRQPRVVAAATAAAILALLVSVIGASAAPSPVGRWYAEGGAAQVEVDYCGEALCGRVVWLRSPFDENGCTLSDRQNPDPALRERSVIGIDILSGLRPIGDGTWDGGTIYDPTSGRTYHCVAALEDDDRLLVRGYIGFHLLGRTTTWIRTGTEDRRCNLSRETGGES; via the coding sequence ATGACATCCCCTGCGCTTTCCGATCGTCGTCCCGATATCGACTGGCTTCGTGTGCTCGCCACCCTGCTCGTCGTCGTGTTCCACACGGCAATGGTCTTCAACCCTGCGCCGTTCTACCACATCCGAAACAGCGACCTTTCGTTCCTGATGGTCGTGTTCTGCGGCTTCGTCAGCCTGTGGCACATGCCGCTGTTCTTCGTGCTCGCCGGCTGGTCGCTTGCCAAGGCCATCGGTGCGCGCAGCGGCTTCGAGATTTTCAAGGAACGATGTGCGCGCATCGGAGTTCCGTTGCTGACGGGCATCGTGCTGTTCATGCCGGGGATCAAGTATCTCGAGCTTCGCAGCGGCATGGATCTGAGCCACAGCGGGTTGAGAGTTACCGACGCTCTTCAGCCGGGGTTCCGGCAGGTCATTCCCTCGGGTCTGCCGGGCATGCCGGAGTTTCACGAATCGTTCGGAACGTTCTTTCCAACGTTTTTCACACACCTCGATCGCTTCACGTGGGCGCACCTGTGGTTCATCGCTTATCTGTTCACGTTCACGGTCATTCTGCTCCCGCTGCTCGTACGCTGGGCGCGGGCCGCACGTCCGACCTTCGAGTTGCGACCGTGGATGGCCTGGTTGCCGGTGCCGCTGCTGGTGCTGATCCAGGTCACGATGCGGCCTTACTGGCCGGGAATTCAGAATCTGTACAACGACTGGGCCAATGTGGCGTTCTACCTGACGTTCCTGTGTTCCGGCTTCGCGATCGGCTGGGATGCACGCATCGAGGCGCTGCTTCACAACGAATGGAAGCGCGCGCTCGTCGTCGGTCTGGGCACGTGTCTCGTTCTGCTCGGCGGAATTGTCGGACTGTACTCATCGCCACCTGTCCTGCTGGCCGGAAGCGCAATTGCCGGATGGACGTTCATCGTCGCGCTGCTCGGCCTCGCGCGTCGTCATCTGTCGTTCTCGACGCCTGCGCTCCGCTACCTCTCGGAGGCTGCGCTCCCCATCTACGTGCTTCACCAGGCCGCGATCGTTTATCCCGGCTACTGGATCGTCCAGCTCCCGCTCGGGATCGCTCCGAAGTTTCTGCTCATACTGGCAACCTCGTTCACGCTGATTTTTGCCGTCTATCACTTCGTCGTGAAACCGCTGCAGCCGCTGCGCATCCTGTTCGGGATGCGGCCTCTCGCGTGTCCGGTGAGGCAGCCTCGCGTTGTTGCCGCGGCAACTGCGGCGGCGATCCTTGCGCTGCTCGTTTCGGTCATCGGCGCCTCTGCCGCGCCGTCGCCAGTCGGCCGCTGGTATGCCGAAGGCGGCGCGGCGCAGGTCGAGGTGGACTACTGCGGAGAGGCGCTGTGCGGGCGCGTGGTCTGGCTGCGTTCTCCGTTCGACGAAAACGGCTGCACGCTGAGCGACAGGCAGAACCCCGACCCCGCGCTGCGCGAGCGATCCGTGATCGGAATCGACATTCTCAGCGGGCTCCGTCCGATCGGCGACGGCACCTGGGACGGAGGAACCATCTACGACCCGACCAGCGGGCGAACCTATCACTGCGTGGCCGCGCTCGAAGATGACGATCGCCTGCTCGTGCGCGGATACATCGGCTTTCACCTGCTCGGCCGGACGACGACATGGATTCGTACCGGCACCGAGGATCGCCGCTGCAATCTTTCACGCGAGACCGGAGGCGAGTCGTGA
- a CDS encoding sterol desaturase family protein: MTEYDLRVLRLILFAFAVAGALVLQKLSPHSRSPGSIRVNAGLWLVNVAVTGTICGACVCSAARWATDSGIGLFNWYSIPAWAVFPVSVAFLDLVSYGWHRANHAIPFLWRWHQVHHSDTAFSVSTALRFHPGELVLSLPVRLAAVVALGVPVAAVVIFEVVFTFANAIEHGDIDLPSRVEAAGSRLLVTPALHRWHHTTDVHERDSNFGTIFSVWDRWLGTYAANDSATAVRTGLPGLSGVTLGAALFMPLRRTPG; encoded by the coding sequence GTGACCGAGTACGACCTGCGAGTGTTGCGTCTGATCCTGTTCGCATTCGCGGTTGCCGGAGCGCTCGTGCTGCAGAAACTCTCGCCACACAGCCGCTCGCCGGGCAGCATCCGTGTCAACGCAGGCCTGTGGCTGGTGAACGTCGCCGTCACCGGTACGATCTGCGGCGCCTGCGTGTGCAGTGCGGCTCGCTGGGCAACCGACAGCGGGATCGGTCTGTTCAACTGGTACTCGATTCCGGCATGGGCCGTATTTCCGGTCTCCGTCGCGTTTCTCGACCTCGTTTCCTACGGATGGCATCGAGCGAATCATGCGATCCCGTTTCTTTGGCGGTGGCATCAGGTGCATCACTCGGACACGGCGTTCAGCGTGTCGACGGCGCTTCGATTTCATCCCGGCGAGCTGGTGCTGTCGCTTCCGGTGCGGCTGGCGGCGGTTGTCGCTCTCGGCGTTCCCGTGGCTGCGGTGGTGATCTTCGAAGTCGTTTTCACGTTCGCCAATGCGATCGAACACGGCGACATCGATCTTCCGAGCCGCGTCGAGGCGGCTGGTTCACGCCTGCTCGTCACACCGGCGCTTCACCGATGGCACCACACGACGGACGTGCACGAGAGAGACAGTAATTTCGGGACGATCTTCTCGGTATGGGACAGATGGCTGGGCACGTACGCAGCCAACGATTCGGCGACGGCAGTGCGAACGGGTTTGCCGGGCCTGTCCGGCGTAACGCTCGGCGCGGCGTTGTTCATGCCGCTGCGTCGCACTCCGGGCTGA
- a CDS encoding helix-turn-helix domain-containing protein — translation MPRRRPDDKFQKVLDAAAAVFIEQGYRRTQMADVASAMGVAKGTLYLYVASKEALFDAALRYIDNPEAQSAPPSLPLPTPKAEETLAYVRTELARSSELPSLMAALTRRQVRNAGEEFSTILFDLYDVLARNRRRLKLLDSSARDYPEIAALWLEGGRGGILRLLETYIEERARRGHFVKPGDVGVTARLVLETIVFWAVHRHWDLPPATAGSPEISETAARETVVQLLVRSLIKEKTA, via the coding sequence ATGCCTCGCCGCCGTCCCGACGACAAGTTTCAAAAGGTCCTGGATGCCGCTGCTGCGGTCTTCATCGAGCAGGGATATCGCCGTACGCAGATGGCGGACGTCGCGTCCGCCATGGGAGTAGCCAAGGGGACTCTCTACCTCTACGTCGCGAGCAAGGAGGCCCTGTTCGATGCGGCTCTACGCTACATAGACAATCCGGAAGCGCAGTCCGCGCCTCCGTCTCTTCCGCTCCCGACTCCAAAAGCGGAAGAAACTCTCGCATACGTTCGCACAGAGCTCGCGCGGAGCTCCGAGCTGCCGTCGCTCATGGCGGCTCTTACGCGACGACAGGTGCGAAACGCCGGCGAAGAGTTCTCGACCATTCTTTTCGATCTTTACGACGTGCTTGCGCGCAACCGTCGCCGCCTCAAGCTCCTCGACAGCTCGGCTCGCGACTACCCCGAGATTGCGGCGCTGTGGCTCGAAGGCGGACGCGGCGGAATCCTGCGCCTTCTCGAAACCTACATCGAAGAACGCGCGCGTCGCGGCCATTTCGTGAAACCCGGCGACGTCGGCGTCACAGCGCGCCTCGTGCTCGAAACCATCGTCTTCTGGGCGGTTCATCGCCACTGGGATCTGCCGCCGGCAACGGCCGGCTCGCCGGAAATCAGCGAGACTGCCGCCCGCGAGACGGTGGTTCAGCTTCTCGTTCGATCGCTCATCAAGGAGAAAACCGCATGA
- a CDS encoding class I SAM-dependent methyltransferase, which yields MTTALSHRDARRVYDRIGSFQDSQAFYEDRTTRELVTHGCFEKASAVFEFGCGTGRFAESLLAERLPATATYRGIDLSPTMIGLASRRLARFGARAEVALSEGGPPVDEPSGHYDRWLSNFVFDLLSEDDIAAVLAEAHRMLKPGGLLCLASLGTGNSWYSHVIAGVWSTIHRMAPEVVGGCRPIDLLPFLAADRWSVAWHRSLAPFLVPSDAVVATRL from the coding sequence ATGACCACGGCGCTTTCGCATCGCGACGCCCGTCGCGTGTACGACCGGATCGGTTCGTTCCAGGACTCGCAGGCGTTCTACGAAGACAGGACGACGCGCGAGCTGGTTACGCACGGATGCTTCGAGAAAGCGTCGGCGGTGTTCGAGTTCGGGTGCGGAACGGGGCGCTTCGCGGAATCGCTTCTTGCGGAGCGCCTCCCCGCCACCGCAACCTACCGCGGCATCGATCTGAGCCCGACTATGATCGGGCTCGCGAGCCGCCGGCTCGCGCGTTTTGGTGCTCGCGCAGAAGTTGCATTGTCGGAAGGCGGGCCGCCGGTCGACGAGCCGAGCGGACATTACGATCGCTGGCTCTCCAATTTCGTTTTCGACCTGCTCTCGGAAGACGACATCGCCGCGGTACTCGCCGAGGCGCACCGGATGCTGAAGCCCGGCGGTCTTCTCTGTCTCGCCAGTCTCGGCACCGGCAATTCATGGTACTCGCACGTGATCGCAGGCGTGTGGTCCACGATTCATCGTATGGCACCGGAGGTTGTCGGCGGTTGCCGGCCGATCGATCTCCTGCCCTTTCTTGCCGCAGATCGCTGGTCAGTCGCCTGGCATCGGTCCCTCGCACCGTTTCTGGTTCCGTCGGACGCGGTCGTAGCCACACGTCTGTAG
- a CDS encoding DUF4215 domain-containing protein: protein MTKHLFALAALLVAASATTSAASHVMPVGHLFAASDYPNRYSWDFCTLGDGTGLKITTDFLQPDLAELRLEHRSAGGALISPALVIASGPIAESELYCGDSGEAIVKYRFSNDSCTRYRMVSSDHVHAGDERQAAPNGTCDVSPVFAFWSDGYTMAWGAYHPDAHTDIWAQGFDRDGSERYAPVVLSGDPSRWHSWPVLATDTDGNTLVSWAEGKDEHTDMVAAAIGKDGDPGAPVTFFGGGFDLVGNGPTRAAATNIGSYIVYWPASAAESLLGQHLVIEEIAPQPTTTSTTTSTTLENDVTPMFGDERGWGHGAAVWEIGPQLAGDGHGGWMASWSGSSENAWPFRPQFRYTSVSHDSGRRWSRPVPVGSDVATIVSDGAGEWLSIADAYHYQDVEPYHSHVIEIGRTQGGGSSWSETRAVADLPRDPDEDCSNYISALTLGRNHSDTLLAAWTQSTECDDSDRSTIRYDVYAIRSTDSGQLWSAPKLLYTDYDNVFRRNMSLTATGQDGWVLNVATGTAIRTNDGGVTWTEPEEFGFQDAACDASGYCVSVSDGGDGSHGWDADIFASVSEDEGRTWKPLAAVNDDALIDHSPDYSPRIATDGNGRWTVVWVSHRNLAGKLGFDADLLEAASTDGGRTWSAPRAVSVAAQNDGWTFDDYPVLAYGAGAWIALWQRRTVTENYEAFRSDARVAVADDNCGNEIVDGFDECDDGNTVNGDGCDNNCYVTACGNGIVTEGEECDDGNRLDDDACVADCVSASCGDGYVDSEVEECDDGNSDENDACTSACTIARCGDGFVARGSEECDDGNTSSEDDCLVTCEVARCGDGFILDGVEECDDANSNTSDGCPANCKQARCGDGFLWLGVEACDSGSSSGACPANCGVAGCGDANSDGERTAGDSMSILLHAVGRPNPCPMDQCDVDGNLWISSRDALMTLGLSVGIAYPTRCDLGPWLTVRLQDARTFGALQIHVDTSAAPLWVLSHAPNNSAACESLLTGSLIAGHVGDGQLDLGMIASQGFSGPVDIARCRVEVTGDVRPSQFAVEIPDVTDADGAPVYPPPKVMLRVIAE, encoded by the coding sequence ATGACGAAGCACCTTTTCGCGCTGGCCGCGCTGCTGGTCGCCGCGAGCGCCACCACGTCCGCCGCAAGTCATGTGATGCCGGTCGGGCATCTGTTCGCGGCAAGCGACTATCCAAACCGCTACTCCTGGGACTTCTGCACCCTCGGCGACGGAACCGGACTGAAGATCACGACCGATTTTCTGCAGCCTGATCTCGCCGAGCTCCGGCTAGAGCATCGAAGCGCCGGCGGCGCGCTGATCTCTCCCGCGCTCGTCATCGCAAGCGGACCGATCGCGGAAAGCGAGCTCTACTGTGGCGACAGCGGCGAGGCGATCGTCAAGTATCGTTTCAGCAACGACTCGTGCACGCGTTACCGCATGGTTTCTTCCGACCACGTGCACGCCGGCGACGAACGCCAGGCCGCGCCGAACGGAACATGCGACGTCAGCCCTGTGTTCGCGTTCTGGAGCGACGGCTACACGATGGCGTGGGGCGCGTATCATCCCGATGCACACACCGACATCTGGGCACAGGGCTTCGATCGCGACGGAAGTGAGCGTTACGCCCCGGTCGTACTCAGCGGCGATCCCTCGCGCTGGCACAGCTGGCCGGTGCTCGCGACGGATACCGACGGGAACACGCTGGTTTCGTGGGCGGAAGGAAAAGACGAACACACCGACATGGTTGCGGCGGCGATCGGAAAGGACGGCGATCCGGGCGCACCTGTCACGTTCTTTGGCGGCGGCTTCGACCTCGTCGGCAACGGGCCGACTCGTGCCGCCGCAACCAACATCGGTTCGTACATCGTGTACTGGCCGGCTTCGGCCGCAGAATCGCTGCTCGGCCAGCACCTCGTGATCGAAGAGATTGCGCCGCAGCCGACCACCACGTCCACCACGACATCGACCACGCTCGAGAATGACGTCACGCCGATGTTCGGCGACGAGCGAGGCTGGGGCCATGGAGCCGCAGTGTGGGAAATCGGACCGCAGCTTGCCGGTGACGGGCACGGCGGCTGGATGGCGTCGTGGAGCGGCAGTTCCGAGAATGCGTGGCCGTTCCGGCCGCAGTTCCGCTACACATCCGTATCGCACGATTCCGGCCGCCGCTGGTCGCGTCCGGTGCCCGTAGGGAGCGATGTCGCGACGATCGTCAGCGACGGCGCTGGAGAATGGCTGTCGATTGCGGATGCGTACCACTACCAGGACGTCGAGCCGTATCATTCCCACGTGATTGAGATCGGACGTACGCAGGGCGGCGGATCGTCGTGGTCGGAGACGCGCGCTGTGGCGGACCTTCCTCGCGATCCCGACGAAGACTGCTCGAACTACATCAGTGCGCTGACGCTTGGCCGCAACCACAGCGACACGCTGCTCGCGGCGTGGACGCAATCCACCGAATGCGACGACTCGGATCGGAGCACGATCCGGTACGACGTGTATGCGATCCGATCCACCGACAGCGGCCAGCTCTGGTCAGCGCCGAAGCTGCTCTATACGGACTATGACAACGTTTTCCGTCGGAACATGAGCTTGACCGCGACGGGACAGGACGGATGGGTGCTCAACGTGGCGACGGGAACCGCAATCCGCACGAACGACGGAGGAGTGACATGGACCGAACCGGAAGAGTTCGGATTCCAGGACGCCGCCTGCGACGCGTCCGGCTACTGCGTGTCGGTGAGCGATGGCGGCGACGGTTCTCACGGATGGGATGCTGACATCTTCGCATCCGTCTCCGAGGACGAAGGCCGCACGTGGAAACCGCTCGCCGCCGTCAACGACGATGCGCTCATCGATCACTCCCCGGACTACTCGCCGCGGATTGCGACCGACGGCAACGGACGCTGGACGGTGGTGTGGGTTTCGCACCGCAATCTCGCCGGCAAACTCGGGTTCGATGCGGATCTTCTCGAAGCCGCCTCGACCGACGGCGGCCGCACGTGGAGCGCTCCCCGAGCCGTCAGCGTCGCCGCACAGAACGACGGATGGACCTTCGATGACTATCCGGTGCTCGCCTACGGCGCCGGCGCATGGATCGCGCTTTGGCAAAGGCGAACCGTGACGGAAAACTACGAAGCGTTCCGCAGCGACGCGCGCGTCGCGGTAGCCGACGACAACTGCGGCAACGAAATCGTCGACGGCTTCGACGAATGCGACGACGGCAATACCGTCAACGGCGACGGCTGCGACAACAACTGTTACGTGACCGCCTGCGGCAACGGCATCGTCACCGAAGGCGAGGAGTGCGACGACGGAAACCGGCTCGACGATGATGCGTGCGTTGCGGACTGCGTTTCCGCGAGTTGCGGCGACGGCTACGTCGACAGCGAAGTCGAAGAGTGCGACGACGGCAACAGCGACGAGAACGATGCCTGTACATCGGCCTGCACCATTGCGCGCTGCGGCGACGGCTTCGTTGCGCGCGGTAGCGAGGAATGCGATGACGGCAATACCAGCAGCGAGGACGACTGCCTCGTCACGTGCGAGGTGGCGCGCTGCGGTGATGGTTTCATTCTCGACGGCGTCGAGGAGTGCGACGACGCCAACAGCAATACCAGTGACGGATGCCCGGCGAACTGCAAGCAAGCACGCTGCGGTGACGGCTTCTTGTGGCTTGGCGTCGAGGCTTGCGACTCGGGTAGCTCCAGCGGCGCCTGTCCGGCCAACTGCGGCGTGGCCGGATGCGGCGATGCAAACTCCGACGGAGAGCGCACGGCAGGCGACTCGATGTCGATCCTGCTTCACGCGGTCGGAAGGCCGAACCCCTGTCCGATGGACCAATGCGACGTGGACGGTAACCTGTGGATCAGCTCGCGCGACGCGCTGATGACGCTCGGATTGTCGGTCGGGATCGCGTACCCGACGCGCTGTGATCTCGGTCCATGGCTTACCGTCCGCCTTCAGGATGCTCGCACGTTCGGAGCGTTGCAGATCCACGTGGACACTTCGGCGGCGCCGCTTTGGGTGTTGTCCCACGCGCCGAACAATTCTGCAGCTTGCGAGTCGTTGCTTACCGGCTCTCTCATCGCCGGCCATGTCGGCGACGGCCAGCTCGACCTCGGCATGATCGCATCCCAGGGATTCTCCGGACCCGTTGATATCGCGCGATGCCGCGTCGAGGTTACCGGCGATGTACGACCCAGCCAGTTCGCCGTCGAAATACCGGACGTGACCGACGCCGACGGCGCGCCGGTCTACCCGCCGCCGAAAGTGATGCTGAGAGTGATTGCGGAGTAA
- a CDS encoding TauD/TfdA family dioxygenase, whose translation MESSTPSPFENPAAWTGREMSKTADWIYQLSNAEVDDALRVAAAVRSAGTKVTSLERNAVPLGTLANAARQWREVLHRGRGFVLVRGLPVGRMSESEAAAVYWLLGRELGSPVPQNFAGELLTDIRDTGADPDDPSTRLYKTKAEQDFHTDGADIIGLLCLKTSRTGGQSRIVSSVTVYNEVLRRRPDIAPQLFEDFHWHYFEPQMPAPMHFARPICSRRGEALNTAFIPWYIRRAQELPDVPAMTSAQTAAIETMEQTANDASLYLDMEFQPGDVQWLKNAVILHKRTAYQDWDEPERKRHLLRLWLAAPDFEDGDEQLRRGITMDAAR comes from the coding sequence ATGGAATCGAGCACGCCCTCGCCGTTCGAGAACCCCGCAGCCTGGACCGGCCGCGAAATGTCGAAAACGGCCGATTGGATTTATCAACTGAGTAACGCCGAAGTGGACGATGCGCTGCGCGTTGCCGCAGCCGTACGTTCGGCAGGAACGAAAGTGACATCCCTCGAACGGAATGCAGTTCCGCTCGGAACACTCGCGAATGCCGCGAGACAATGGCGCGAAGTGCTTCATCGCGGACGCGGCTTCGTTCTGGTGCGCGGGCTTCCCGTCGGCAGAATGAGCGAGAGCGAAGCTGCGGCAGTCTACTGGCTGCTTGGCCGCGAGCTCGGAAGCCCGGTGCCGCAGAATTTTGCCGGCGAGCTGCTGACCGACATTCGCGATACCGGAGCAGATCCGGACGATCCGTCGACGCGGCTCTACAAGACCAAAGCCGAGCAGGACTTTCACACCGACGGAGCCGACATCATCGGTCTTCTCTGTCTCAAGACGTCGAGGACCGGCGGACAGAGCCGCATCGTAAGCTCGGTGACCGTCTACAACGAAGTCCTGCGTCGCCGGCCGGACATCGCCCCGCAGCTGTTCGAGGATTTCCACTGGCACTACTTCGAGCCGCAGATGCCGGCCCCGATGCACTTCGCGCGGCCGATCTGCTCGAGGCGCGGCGAGGCCCTGAATACCGCGTTCATCCCGTGGTACATCCGGCGCGCACAGGAGCTGCCTGACGTTCCAGCGATGACTTCCGCGCAGACCGCAGCGATCGAGACGATGGAGCAGACCGCCAATGATGCTTCTCTCTATCTCGACATGGAGTTTCAGCCGGGCGACGTCCAGTGGCTGAAGAACGCGGTGATCCTTCACAAGCGCACTGCCTACCAGGACTGGGACGAGCCCGAGCGGAAGAGGCATCTCCTTCGCCTCTGGCTCGCGGCGCCGGACTTCGAGGACGGCGACGAGCAGCTTCGCCGCGGGATCACGATGGATGCGGCGCGATGA
- a CDS encoding MIP/aquaporin family protein, translating into MTDRETPSLARRVAAEGVGTCFLLAAVVGSGIMAERLFPGSVGLALLANAIATGAALAALILTFGPISGAHFNPAVTFSSVFNRELSSTDLPFYLIAQLVGAVVGVILANLMFELPAISLSQHARHGFGQILSELVATFGLLTVILGSSRSRSSEVVAIAVAAYITAAYWFTASTSFANPAVTIARSLSDTFAGIAPADVAGFVGVQMLGAAAATLLFRWLISGIPVVTRIGE; encoded by the coding sequence ATGACCGATCGTGAGACCCCGTCGCTTGCCCGACGGGTCGCAGCCGAAGGAGTCGGAACGTGTTTCCTGCTCGCCGCGGTGGTCGGTTCGGGAATCATGGCCGAGCGGCTCTTTCCAGGAAGCGTCGGACTCGCGCTGCTCGCGAATGCGATTGCGACAGGAGCTGCCCTCGCCGCTCTGATCCTGACGTTCGGGCCCATCTCCGGCGCGCACTTCAATCCCGCCGTGACGTTCTCGTCGGTATTCAATCGCGAGCTGTCGAGCACGGATCTGCCGTTCTATCTGATCGCGCAGCTCGTCGGAGCTGTCGTCGGAGTGATCCTCGCGAACCTGATGTTCGAGCTCCCGGCAATCTCTCTTTCGCAGCACGCGCGACACGGCTTCGGACAGATCCTGAGTGAATTGGTCGCAACCTTCGGCCTGCTGACGGTGATTCTTGGCTCTTCGCGGTCCAGATCGTCCGAGGTCGTGGCGATAGCCGTCGCGGCGTACATCACCGCGGCGTACTGGTTCACGGCGTCGACGTCGTTCGCCAATCCGGCGGTCACCATTGCCCGCTCGCTCAGCGATACGTTCGCTGGCATCGCGCCGGCGGATGTCGCGGGGTTCGTCGGCGTGCAGATGCTGGGAGCGGCTGCGGCGACACTGCTTTTTCGGTGGCTTATTTCCGGCATCCCCGTCGTTACTCGCATCGGTGAATAG